A genomic stretch from Myripristis murdjan chromosome 12, fMyrMur1.1, whole genome shotgun sequence includes:
- the wdr41 gene encoding WD repeat-containing protein 41, whose amino-acid sequence MLRWILGGRDAQSAVEKSPVLCIGEEQPKNWFTELQVLKGHFDIVRFLVQIDDFRCASAGDDGLVLVWNVETGEKLQELRGHSQQITAITTFTCVSGDTQHTSLITASSDRTLSLWDPDTGNRVQTISDLQSSVKCLLVLERLCVWLSGGDELCVWNKDFQLQCQRQNHSDTGITALIELPKNCVAAAMDKEIVIYRLTVSSDSSLSVAEIRCLSDHQDNIRALINVNDGLFASGSHIGELILWDATEWNILAYEHILWEESQADTQAEIRLGAPKPSEMSIQHLTTNGKLILAAVGSGLYVYSILTKTVVAYRKTAHDSNVLHTMLLSDSELMSCSEDGSVRMWEMQDLPLPAEPASPGFFGMWSFGRSSKQTGPPSKKVMEMPSLRMLELTGDLIGHSGAVQMFVSFGAKGLVTCSTDHLLILWKNGERQSHLRSLALFQKLEENGRL is encoded by the exons ATGCTGCGCTGGATACTTGGTGGACGAGACGCTCAGAGTGCCGTGGAG AAAAGCCCGGTGCTGTGCATTGGAGAGGAACAACCCAAAAACTGGTTCACTGAGCTGCAGGTGCTGAAAGGACATTTTGACATTGTTCGATTTCTGGTGCAGATTGATGACTTCAG ATGTGCCTCTGCAGGAGACGACGGTCTGGTTTTGGTGTGGAATGTGGAG aCTGGGgagaagctgcaggagctgAGGGGCCATTCCCAGCAGATTACAGCCATAACCACCTTCACGTGTGTCAGtggagacacacagcacacgTCTCTCATCACCGCCTCGTCGGACCGGACCCTCAGT CTGTGGGACCCTGATACAGGGAACAGGGTTCAGACCATTTCAGATCTCCAGTCGTCTGTAAAG TGTTTGCTGGTGCTGgagcggctgtgtgtgtggctctctgGTGGggatgagctgtgtgtgtggaacaaagACTTTCAGCTGCAGTGCCAGCGGCAGAACCACAGCGACACCG GAATCACAGCTTTGATTGAGTTGCCTAAGAACTGTGTAGCTGCTGCCATGGACAAAGAGATAG TCATCTACAGGCTGACAGTCTCTTCTGATTCCTCGCTGTCAGTGGCTGAGATCCGCTGTTTATCTGACCATCAGGACAACATCCGCGCTCTCATCAATGTCAATG ATGGGCTGTTTGCCAGCGGTTCTCACATTGGCGAGTTGATCCTATGGGACGCGACAGAGTGGAACATCCTGGCGTACGAGCACATCCTGTGGGAGGAGTCCCAGGCCGACACTCAGGCTGAAATACGATTGGGCGCTCCCAAGCCCAGTGAGATGTCCATTCAGCATTTGACCACAAATGGAAag ctCATCTTGGCAGCTGTTGGCAGTGGCCTGTATGTGTACAGCATCTTGACCAAGACTGTGGTGGCTTACAGGAAGACTGCCCACGACTCCAACGTCCTACACACCATGCTGCTCTCTGACAG TGAACTCATGTCCTGCTCTGAAGACGGCAGCGTGAGGATGTGGGAGATGCAAGACCTGCCTTTACCTGCAGAGCCAGCCTCTCCag GGTTTTTTGGGATGTGGTCTTTTGGACGCTCCAGTAAACAGACCGGTCCTCCTTCGAAGAAGGTTATGGAAATGCCCAGTCTCAGGATGCTGGAGTTGACAGGCGATCTGATCGGCCACTCCGGTGCAGTCCAG ATGTTCGTGAGCTTCGGGGCGAAGGGCTTGGTGACCTGCTCCACAGACCACCTGCTGATTCTGTGGAAGAACGGCGAGAGGCAGTCCCACCTCCGCAGCCTGGCGCTCTTCCAAAAACTGGAGGAGAACGGAAGGCTCTGA
- the pde8b gene encoding high affinity cAMP-specific and IBMX-insensitive 3',5'-cyclic phosphodiesterase 8B, whose protein sequence is MLLQNNSKMVSATEECIGPMRLTQEPIQVLLVFAKEDSQSDAFWWACDRAGFRCNIARTPESAVECFLDKHHEIVVIDGRHSRYFEPEAVCRLIRATKPSENTVILAIVPQKPPDQEEPSVLPLLCAGFSRRFVENSSVSACYNELIQIEHGEVRCQFKLRACNSVFTALEHCQEAVEITSEDHVIQYVNPAFERMMGYHKGELIGKELTELPKSDKNRADLLDTINTCIKKGKEWQGIYYARKKSGDSIQQHVKITPVIGQGGKIRHFVAIKRPHSDNNKQVHKSNKEERCSGEHSQSECHSLRHRDRRKDSIDARSLSSRGSDAPSLQNRRYSSVARIHSMTIEAPITKVINIINAAQESSPVTVAEALDRVLEILRTTELYSPQLASKEDDPHTNDLVGGLMSDGLRRLSGNEYVFSKNMSQSQLAIPVTLNDVPPSIAEMLDDEERWEFNILELEAATHKRPLTYLGLKIFTSFGVCEFLNCSEATLRSWLQLIEASYHSSNSYHNSTHAADVLHATAYFLRKERVKSSLDQLDEVAALIAATVHDVDHPGRTNSFLCNAGSELAILYNDTAVLESHHAALAFQLTVRDSKSNIFKNTDRNQFRTLRQAIIDMVLATEMTRHFEHVNKFVNSINKPMAAIEESSSNSESSDSEGQANFRNSPENRLLIKRMMIKCADVANPCRPLELCIEWAGRISEEYFAQTDEEKRQGLPVVMPVFDRNTCSVPKSQISFIDYFITDMFDAWDAFASLPGLMEHLSENYKYWKNLDEMKCKSLRPPPPP, encoded by the exons ATGCTTCTccaaaacaacagtaaaatg GTTTCAGCTACAGAAGAATGTATAGGACCTATGCGACTGACCCAAGAACCCATTCAG GTCCTGTTGGTGTTCGCTAAGGAGGACAGCCAGAGCGACGCCTTCTGGTGGGCCTGCGACCGCGCCGGCTTCAGATGTAACATTGCTCGGACACCTGAGTCCGCCGTTGAGTGTTTCCTGGACAAGCACCATGAGATTGTGGTCATTGATGGACGCCACTCACGCTACTTTGAGCCTGAGGCTGTCTGCCG GTTGATCCGAGCCACAAAGCCCTCTGAAAACACAGTTATTCTAGCCATTGTGCCACAAAA ACCCCCTGATCAGGAGGAGCCAtctgttctccctctcctgtGTGCTGGATTCAGCAGA AGGTTTGTGGAGAACAGCAGTGTGTCAGCCTGCTATAATGAGCTCATACAGATTGAACACGGAGAGGTGCGCTGCCAGTTCAAACTCAG GGCATGCAATTCTGTCTTTACTGCTCTGGAGCACTGTCAGGAGGCTGTGGAGATCACCAGTGAGGACCATGTTATACAG TATGTGAACCCAGCTTTTGAGCGGATGATGGGCTACCACAAAGGGGAGTTGATAGGGAAGGAACTGACTGAGCTCCCCAAGAGTGACAAGAACAGAGCTGACCTGCTGGACACCATCAACACGTGTATCAAAAAAGGAAAG GAATGGCAGGGAATTTACTACGCCAGGAAGAAGTCAGGAGATAGTATACAGCAACACGTCAAGATCACTCCTGTCATTGGCCAGGGAGG GAAGATTCGACATTTTGTAGCCATCAAGAGACCGCACAGTGACAACAATAAACAG GTTCACAAATCCAACAAGGAGGAGAGGTGCAGCGGAGAACATTCTCAGTCAG AGTGCCATTCTTTGCGTCACCGGGACAGGAGGAAAGACTCGATTGACGCCAGGTCGCTCAGCTCACGTGGTAGTGACG CCCCCAGTTTACAAAACCGAAGATATTCTTCCGTGGCCAGGATTCACTCCATGACTATAGAGGCTCCCATCACCAAG GTAATAAACATCATCAATGCAGCCCAGGAGAGCAGTCCAGTGACAGTGGCAGAGGCTCTGGACCGGGTGCTGGAGATCCTGAGGACCACTGAGCTTTACTCCCCCCAGCTTGCCTCCAAAGAGGACGACCCCCATACGAACGACCTCGTCGGGGGGCTCATGAGT GATGGGTTGCGGAGACTCTCTGGGAACGAGTATGTCTTCTCCAAAA aTATGAGCCAGAGCCAGCTGGCTATCCCAGTGACTCTCAATGATGTCCCTCCGTCTATTGCCGAGATGCTGGATGACGAGGAGCGCTGGGAGTTCAACATCCTGGAGTTGGAGGCAGCGACGCACAAGAG ACCTCTGACATACCTGGGGCTGAAGATCTTCACcagctttggtgtgtgtgagttcctGAACTGTTCGGAGGCCACGCTGCGCTCCTGGCTGCAGCTCATCGAGGCCAGCTACCATTCCTCCAACTCCTACCACAACTCCACCCACGCTGCAGACGTGCTGCACGCCACTGCCTACTTCTTACGCAAAGAGAGGGTCAAG AGCAGTCTCGACCAGCTGGATGAGGTGGCGGCGTTGATAGCGGCCACGGTGCATGACGTGGACCACCCGGGCAGGACCAACTCCTTCTTGTGTAACGCCGGCAGTGAGCTGGCAATCCTCTACAATGACACAGCCGTGCTGGAGAGCCACCACGCAGCCCTCGCCTTTCAGCTCACTGTCCGAGACAGCAAGAGCAATATCTTCAAGAACACTGACAG AAATCAGTTCCGAACATTGCGACAAGCCATTATTGACATGGTGCTGGCCACAGAGATGACCAGACACTTTGAACATGTCAACAAGTTTGTCAACAGCATCAACAAGCCAATGGCTGCCATAGAAGAGTCCAGCTcaaat AGTGAGAGCAGTGATTCTGAAGGTCAGGCTAACTTCAGAAACTCTCCAGAGAACCGCCTGCTGATCAAGAGGATGATGATCAAGTGTGCAGATGTGGCAAACCCCTGCCGACCACTCGAGCTCTGCATCGAGTGGGCCGGACGGATCTCTGAAGAGTACTTTGCACAG ACGGACGAGGAGAAGAGACAGGGGCTGCCGGTGGTGATGCCAGTGTTTGACAGGAACACCTGCAGCGTGCCCAAATCTCAGATTTCCTTCATAGACTACTTCATCACTGATATGTTTGATGCCTGGGATG CTTTTGCCAGCCTTCCTGGTCTAATGGAGCACCTGTCAGAGAACTACAAGTACTGGAAGAACTTGGACGAAATGAAGTGTAAGAGCCTGcgccctccccctcctccttga